In Zingiber officinale cultivar Zhangliang chromosome 3B, Zo_v1.1, whole genome shotgun sequence, a single window of DNA contains:
- the LOC121968394 gene encoding LOB domain-containing protein 11-like: protein MESSAAFHGIRTSISSSSVPSPTSSPPPTVAPGYGGPCAACKVLRRRCSDKCVLAPYFPPAELLNFATAHRVFGASNIIKLLQELPEGQRADAVSSMVYEAAARVRDPIYGCAGAICLLQKQVEGLQAELAQAHAELLKLQAQHKSLVNALLSPQLPPPLDASAPFADYIGEPWDEPLWTI from the coding sequence ATGGAGTCAAGTGCCGCCTTCCACGGCATCCGAACCTCCATCTCCTCCTCGTCTGTTCCATCCCCTACTTCGTCCCCGCCGCCCACAGTGGCGCCCGGTTACGGCGGCCCCTGCGCGGCCTGCAAGGTCCTGCGGCGCAGGTGCAGCGACAAGTGCGTCCTCGCCCCCTACTTCCCGCCCGCCGAGCTGCTCAACTTCGCCACGGCGCACCGCGTCTTCGGCGCCAGCAACATCATCAAGCTGCTGCAGGAGCTGCCCGAGGGGCAGCGGGCCGACGCGGTGAGCAGCATGGTGTACGAGGCGGCCGCCCGCGTCCGCGACCCCATATACGGCTGCGCCGGCGCCATCTGCCTGCTCCAGAAACAGGTCGAGGGGCTGCAAGCCGAGCTGGCGCAGGCGCATGCCGAGCTGCTCAAACTCCAGGCTCAGCACAAGAGCCTTGTCAACGCCCTCCTCTCGCCCCAGCTGCCGCCGCCTCTTGACGCTTCGGCGCCCTTCGCCGACTACATCGGCGAGCCCTGGGACGAGCCGCTCTGGACGATTTAA